In Salinarimonas sp., a genomic segment contains:
- a CDS encoding isoprenylcysteine carboxylmethyltransferase family protein gives MDLLTFGRAALACYFTFIAVFYTAKLFALRARTGRSHLARGPRGSAQAVGRTFFNVFRLAIWGVCVARVIDPRVDVLVGRFDALYTAPVVASGLLFLVASLALVVYTHSYMAEDWMTGTSAEGPRQLLTGGPFAAMRHPLFVAVALGQIGFFLALPSVFSLVALLVGISVLRIQAHVEDRALDARFGSAWRAYAERVPAFAVPGPFRRRARG, from the coding sequence GTGGACCTGTTGACTTTCGGGCGCGCGGCGCTCGCCTGCTATTTCACCTTCATCGCCGTCTTCTATACGGCGAAGCTCTTCGCGCTGCGCGCGCGCACCGGGCGCTCGCACCTGGCGAGAGGCCCGCGCGGCTCGGCGCAGGCCGTCGGGCGCACCTTCTTCAACGTCTTCCGGCTCGCGATCTGGGGCGTGTGCGTCGCCCGCGTGATCGACCCGCGCGTCGACGTCCTCGTCGGGCGCTTCGATGCGCTCTACACGGCGCCCGTCGTGGCGAGCGGCCTGCTCTTCCTCGTCGCCTCCCTGGCGCTGGTCGTCTACACCCATTCCTACATGGCCGAGGACTGGATGACCGGGACGAGCGCCGAGGGTCCGCGCCAGCTCCTCACGGGCGGTCCGTTCGCGGCCATGCGTCATCCGCTCTTCGTCGCCGTGGCGTTGGGGCAGATCGGGTTCTTCCTGGCGTTGCCGAGCGTCTTCTCGCTCGTGGCGCTTCTCGTCGGCATCAGCGTGCTGCGCATCCAGGCGCACGTGGAGGATCGCGCCCTCGACGCCCGCTTCGGCTCCGCCTGGCGCGCCTATGCCGAGCGCGTCCCCGCCTTCGCCGTGCCCGGCCCGTTCCGGCGCAGGGCGCGCGGCTGA
- a CDS encoding acylphosphatase: MPNSAVRVVVSGQVHGVGFRAHAAERARELGLRGYVRNVEDGTVESVAAGPAGAVEAFLAALRSGPPAARVSDLSVEARAPETVTEADFRVR; this comes from the coding sequence ATGCCCAACAGCGCCGTACGCGTCGTCGTCTCGGGACAGGTCCACGGCGTGGGCTTTCGCGCCCATGCCGCCGAACGCGCCCGCGAGCTCGGGCTGCGCGGCTACGTCCGGAACGTCGAGGACGGGACGGTGGAGAGCGTGGCGGCCGGTCCTGCGGGCGCGGTCGAGGCCTTTCTCGCCGCGCTGCGGTCCGGCCCGCCGGCGGCGCGTGTCTCGGACCTGTCGGTGGAGGCGCGCGCGCCGGAGACGGTGACGGAGGCGGATTTCCGGGTCCGCTGA
- a CDS encoding sigma-70 family RNA polymerase sigma factor, which translates to MTNPVETHWSSLMRAANRGDEGAYRRLLAELAPAIRAKIRAKGARYGLSGADVEDAVQETLLAIHVKRQTWREDEPIRPWVFAIAGYKIVDQMRRRYRHAEVDISDFTEILPAEAEEDPTVASDMDRVVGRLSGRAGEIVRAIGMEGASVAEASQRFGMTEGAVRVALHRGLRKLADLRASMVG; encoded by the coding sequence ATGACAAATCCGGTCGAGACACATTGGTCGTCCCTCATGCGCGCCGCCAATCGCGGCGACGAGGGTGCGTACCGCCGGCTCCTGGCCGAGCTCGCTCCCGCCATCCGGGCGAAGATCCGGGCGAAGGGGGCGCGCTACGGCCTGTCGGGGGCGGACGTCGAGGACGCGGTGCAGGAGACCCTGCTCGCAATCCACGTCAAGCGCCAGACCTGGCGCGAGGACGAGCCGATCCGTCCCTGGGTGTTCGCCATCGCCGGCTACAAGATCGTCGATCAGATGCGCCGCCGGTATCGGCACGCCGAAGTCGACATCTCGGACTTCACCGAGATCCTGCCGGCCGAGGCCGAAGAGGATCCGACCGTCGCCTCCGACATGGATCGCGTCGTGGGGCGCCTTTCGGGCCGTGCGGGCGAGATCGTCCGCGCCATCGGCATGGAGGGCGCGAGCGTCGCGGAGGCCTCTCAGCGCTTCGGGATGACCGAGGGCGCGGTGCGGGTCGCCCTGCACAGAGGCTTGCGCAAGCTGGCCGATCTACGAGCGAGCATGGTGGGATGA
- a CDS encoding DUF1109 domain-containing protein, whose product MRTQDLIDTLAADLKPQKPFAAALAPALALGFAVSAALFLTMLGPRPDFVAALESARFLAKPTVALLLAAAALGLAARLARPGAPASGWGLALLAAPVAAILFSAVELSVLPASLWSAAWIGQNAVFCLVAIPVLAMPTLAGLIYALRRGAPLRPRLAGAVAGLASAGLAASLYATYCPDDSPLFVATWYTGAALITAGVGALAGKRWLRW is encoded by the coding sequence ATGCGAACCCAGGACCTGATCGACACGCTTGCCGCGGACCTCAAGCCGCAGAAGCCTTTCGCCGCCGCGCTCGCCCCCGCGCTCGCGCTCGGCTTCGCCGTCAGCGCCGCTCTGTTCCTGACGATGCTCGGGCCGCGTCCCGACTTCGTCGCGGCCCTGGAGAGCGCGCGCTTCCTGGCGAAGCCGACGGTCGCCCTGCTTCTCGCCGCCGCCGCGCTCGGGCTCGCCGCGCGCCTCGCCCGGCCGGGCGCGCCCGCCTCCGGCTGGGGGCTCGCGCTCCTCGCCGCGCCGGTGGCCGCGATCCTGTTCTCGGCGGTCGAGCTCTCCGTCCTGCCCGCGAGCCTCTGGAGCGCGGCCTGGATCGGCCAGAACGCCGTCTTCTGCCTCGTCGCCATTCCCGTCCTGGCGATGCCGACGCTCGCCGGGCTGATCTACGCCCTGCGGCGGGGCGCGCCGCTGCGTCCCCGACTCGCCGGGGCGGTCGCCGGCCTCGCGTCCGCAGGTCTCGCGGCGAGCCTCTACGCCACCTACTGCCCCGACGACAGCCCGCTCTTCGTCGCCACCTGGTACACGGGCGCGGCTCTGATCACGGCCGGGGTCGGCGCGCTCGCCGGAAAGCGCTGGCTGCGCTGGTGA
- a CDS encoding HWE histidine kinase domain-containing protein: MAERRQDDTEARLKVLLENLPQLVWRARGAGEWTWCGPQWIAFTGLSAEESQGRGWLAAVHPDDREAVEHAWDTAPQAGALSVEHRLREGGTGAYRWFQTRATAISDDASGEPEWFGASTDVDDLRRLQEHQKILMGELQHRVRNMLSIVRSIARRTGETAETVADFASHFEGRLNAFARTQAHLTRDPAGGVDLEYLVAEELTACAAREGGRVRIGGPKVNLRYKAAEALTLAIHELATNSVKYGALAGGGDGAVSVTWSIERRKEPAVLTLVWRETGVAPDPERPVRDGFGTELLTRTLPYELEAEVTFEVGPQGVVCRIVMPLGRRILA; encoded by the coding sequence ATGGCGGAACGCCGGCAGGACGACACCGAGGCGAGGCTGAAGGTTCTCCTCGAGAACCTTCCGCAGCTGGTCTGGCGCGCCCGAGGTGCGGGCGAGTGGACCTGGTGCGGCCCGCAATGGATCGCCTTCACCGGCCTGTCGGCGGAGGAGAGCCAGGGCCGCGGCTGGCTCGCCGCGGTTCATCCAGACGACCGAGAGGCCGTCGAGCATGCCTGGGATACGGCTCCGCAGGCGGGCGCGCTCAGCGTCGAGCACCGGCTGCGCGAGGGCGGCACGGGCGCGTATCGCTGGTTCCAGACGCGGGCGACGGCCATCTCGGACGACGCGAGCGGCGAGCCGGAATGGTTCGGCGCCTCGACCGACGTCGACGACCTGCGCCGCCTGCAGGAGCACCAGAAGATCCTGATGGGCGAGCTGCAGCACCGCGTGCGCAACATGCTCTCGATCGTCCGCTCCATCGCCCGGCGCACCGGGGAGACGGCGGAGACCGTCGCCGACTTCGCCTCGCACTTCGAGGGGCGGCTCAACGCCTTCGCCCGCACGCAGGCGCATCTCACCCGCGATCCGGCAGGCGGCGTGGACCTGGAATACCTCGTGGCCGAGGAGCTGACCGCCTGCGCCGCACGGGAAGGCGGCCGCGTGAGGATCGGCGGGCCGAAGGTCAACCTGCGCTACAAGGCGGCGGAGGCGCTCACGCTGGCCATCCACGAGCTGGCGACGAACTCGGTGAAGTACGGCGCGCTCGCGGGCGGCGGCGACGGCGCGGTCTCGGTGACCTGGTCGATCGAGCGCCGCAAGGAGCCTGCGGTGCTCACCCTCGTGTGGCGGGAGACCGGTGTCGCGCCCGATCCCGAGCGTCCGGTCCGCGACGGCTTCGGCACCGAGCTCCTCACCCGCACCCTGCCCTACGAGCTCGAGGCCGAGGTGACGTTCGAGGTCGGGCCGCAGGGCGTCGTCTGCCGGATCGTCATGCCGCTCGGGCGGCGCATCCTGGCCTGA
- a CDS encoding helix-turn-helix domain-containing protein has product MAHLICELYFRLRAIGMSHGRNCELPVTQAMLADAIGISAVHVNRTLQELRASNLITLRGKHLTIHDLEGLQSVALFAPGYLHLEEASRATQTDAEQPPFFLGALAAGGES; this is encoded by the coding sequence ATGGCCCACCTGATCTGCGAGCTCTACTTCCGCCTGCGCGCCATCGGGATGTCCCACGGCCGCAATTGCGAGCTGCCGGTCACCCAGGCCATGCTCGCGGACGCGATCGGCATCTCCGCCGTCCACGTGAATCGGACGCTTCAAGAATTGCGGGCCTCCAACCTGATCACCTTGCGCGGCAAGCACCTGACGATCCATGATCTCGAGGGTCTGCAGAGCGTCGCGCTGTTCGCGCCCGGCTACTTGCATCTGGAGGAAGCGTCGCGCGCGACGCAGACGGATGCGGAGCAGCCGCCCTTCTTCCTCGGCGCGCTCGCCGCGGGCGGCGAGAGCTGA
- a CDS encoding cyclic nucleotide-binding domain-containing protein — protein sequence MSNPLVRRLAHYAPLTREDERLLDDVSRERTRRVGPREDVSREGDRTRGLNLLLDGWAMRYKSLEDGRRQILSFALPGDLCEQQALLLARADHSLGAITAVTVAEIAPARLAELLRASPRLAQAFA from the coding sequence ATGAGCAATCCGCTCGTCAGACGCCTCGCGCATTACGCGCCGCTGACCCGCGAGGACGAGCGGCTGCTCGACGACGTCTCCCGGGAACGCACGCGGCGCGTCGGCCCGCGCGAGGACGTGTCGCGGGAGGGCGATCGCACACGCGGCCTCAATCTCCTCCTCGACGGCTGGGCGATGCGCTACAAGTCGCTCGAGGACGGACGCCGTCAGATCCTCTCCTTCGCCCTGCCCGGCGATCTCTGCGAGCAGCAGGCGCTGCTTCTCGCCCGCGCGGATCACAGCCTCGGCGCGATCACGGCCGTCACCGTCGCCGAGATCGCGCCGGCCCGGCTGGCGGAGCTGCTTCGGGCGAGCCCCCGTCTGGCGCAGGCGTTCGCCTGA
- the dapD gene encoding 2,3,4,5-tetrahydropyridine-2,6-dicarboxylate N-succinyltransferase, with protein MTTSQTALAELERTIDAAFEDRAAIDAQTGGPVREAVEEALAALDSGRARVAEKVGEDWVVHQWLKKAVLLSFRLNDMAVIAGGPGGAVWWDKVASKFDGWDAGRFKEAGFRAVPNCVVRRGAFVAKNVVLMPSFVNLGAYVDEGTMVDTWATVGSCAQIGKNVHLSGGVGIGGVLEPLQANPTIIEDDCFIGARSEVVEGVIVGQGSVLSMGVFISASTKIIDRETGEVFRGKVPPYSVVVPGALPGKPLPDGSPGPSLACAVIVKRVDAQTRAKTAVNELLRD; from the coding sequence ATGACCACGTCCCAGACCGCCCTCGCCGAGCTCGAGCGCACCATCGACGCCGCCTTCGAGGATCGCGCCGCGATCGACGCCCAGACCGGCGGCCCCGTGCGCGAGGCCGTCGAGGAGGCCCTCGCCGCCCTCGATTCCGGCCGCGCCCGCGTCGCCGAGAAGGTCGGCGAGGACTGGGTGGTGCATCAGTGGCTGAAGAAGGCCGTGCTGCTCTCGTTTCGCCTCAACGACATGGCGGTGATCGCGGGCGGCCCCGGCGGCGCCGTCTGGTGGGACAAGGTCGCCTCGAAGTTCGACGGCTGGGACGCCGGCCGCTTCAAGGAGGCCGGCTTCCGCGCCGTGCCGAATTGCGTCGTGCGCCGCGGGGCGTTCGTCGCCAAGAACGTCGTGCTGATGCCCTCCTTCGTCAATCTCGGCGCCTATGTCGACGAGGGCACGATGGTGGACACCTGGGCCACCGTCGGGTCCTGCGCGCAGATCGGCAAGAACGTGCATCTCTCCGGCGGCGTCGGCATCGGCGGCGTGCTGGAGCCGCTCCAGGCGAACCCGACCATCATCGAGGACGATTGCTTCATCGGCGCGCGCTCCGAGGTGGTCGAGGGCGTGATCGTCGGCCAGGGCTCGGTGCTCTCGATGGGCGTGTTCATCTCGGCCTCGACCAAGATCATCGACCGCGAGACCGGCGAGGTCTTCCGGGGCAAGGTGCCGCCCTATTCGGTGGTGGTGCCGGGCGCGCTGCCCGGCAAGCCGCTGCCCGACGGCTCGCCCGGCCCCTCGCTCGCCTGCGCCGTCATCGTCAAGCGCGTCGACGCGCAGACGCGCGCCAAGACCGCGGTGAACGAGCTCCTGCGCGACTGA
- the dapE gene encoding succinyl-diaminopimelate desuccinylase, with translation MDPRSAIDLAQALIRCRSVTPAEGGALALLADLLREAGFSVERPVFSAPGTPDVENLYARLGTQAPVLVLAGHTDVVPPGDEGRWTHPPFSGEIVDGVLYGRGAVDMKGGIAAMLAAALRFAAENPGFAGSIAVLITGDEEGPAINGTVKLLDWAKVRGERFDACILGEPTNPERLGDMIKIGRRGSLSGSVVVHGKQGHVAYPHLAENPIDGMVRLLAALKATPLDHGTERFDASNLEITTLDVGNPATNVVPGEARAAFNIRFNDLWTPQTLEAEIRGRLEAAAGNAVRWDATFEETNAVAFLTEPNAFVGFVQEAIEAETGLRPALSTTGGTSDARFIKDHCPVIEFGLVGQTMHQIDERVPVADLERLSGIYERVMGRFFGA, from the coding sequence ATGGACCCGCGCTCCGCAATCGACCTCGCCCAGGCGCTGATCCGCTGCCGCTCCGTCACGCCGGCGGAGGGCGGCGCCCTCGCGCTCCTCGCCGACCTGCTGCGCGAGGCGGGCTTCTCGGTGGAGCGCCCGGTCTTCTCCGCCCCCGGCACGCCGGACGTGGAGAACCTGTACGCCCGGCTCGGCACGCAGGCGCCCGTCCTCGTGCTGGCCGGCCATACCGACGTCGTGCCGCCGGGAGACGAGGGCCGCTGGACGCATCCGCCCTTCTCCGGCGAGATCGTGGACGGCGTGCTCTACGGGCGCGGCGCGGTGGACATGAAGGGCGGCATCGCCGCCATGCTCGCCGCGGCGCTCCGCTTCGCCGCCGAGAACCCGGGCTTCGCGGGCTCCATCGCCGTCCTGATCACCGGCGACGAGGAGGGGCCGGCGATCAACGGCACGGTGAAGCTGCTCGATTGGGCGAAGGTGCGCGGAGAGCGTTTCGACGCCTGCATCCTGGGCGAGCCGACCAACCCCGAGCGGCTCGGCGACATGATCAAGATCGGCCGGCGCGGCTCGCTCTCGGGCTCCGTCGTCGTCCACGGCAAGCAGGGCCACGTCGCCTATCCGCACCTCGCCGAGAACCCGATCGACGGCATGGTGCGCCTCCTCGCCGCGCTGAAGGCGACGCCCCTGGACCACGGGACCGAGCGCTTCGACGCCTCGAACCTCGAGATCACGACGCTCGACGTCGGCAACCCGGCGACGAACGTCGTTCCGGGCGAGGCGCGCGCCGCCTTCAACATCCGCTTCAACGACCTCTGGACGCCGCAGACCCTGGAAGCCGAGATCCGCGGCCGGCTGGAGGCCGCGGCGGGGAACGCCGTGCGCTGGGACGCGACCTTCGAGGAGACCAACGCGGTGGCCTTCCTCACCGAGCCGAACGCGTTCGTCGGCTTCGTGCAGGAGGCGATCGAGGCCGAGACCGGCCTGCGCCCCGCGCTCTCGACCACCGGCGGCACCTCGGACGCGCGCTTCATCAAGGACCATTGCCCGGTGATCGAGTTCGGCCTCGTCGGCCAGACCATGCACCAGATCGACGAGCGCGTGCCGGTGGCCGATCTCGAGCGGCTGTCGGGGATCTACGAGCGGGTGATGGGGCGGTTCTTCGGGGCTTGA
- the truA gene encoding tRNA pseudouridine(38-40) synthase TruA, with translation MPRYKLVVEYDGTPYSGWQYQENAASIQAVVERAIEAFCGHPVRLHCAGRTDAGVHATHQVVHVDLEREFRTDTIRDATNAHMRDDLVVVVSATAVSEAFHARLSAVKRHYTYRILNRMAPPTFDRTRVWHVRQPIDVARMQEAADTLVGHYDFTTFRASQCQAKSPMKTLERLAVERHGDEVQVHAASRSFLHNQVRSMVGTIMLAGIGRWSVDDVRAALEARDRTRCGALAPPWGLYFVGVDYREDAT, from the coding sequence ATGCCCCGCTACAAGCTCGTCGTCGAATACGACGGCACGCCCTATTCGGGCTGGCAGTACCAGGAGAACGCCGCCTCGATCCAGGCGGTGGTCGAGCGCGCCATCGAGGCCTTCTGCGGGCATCCCGTGCGGCTGCACTGCGCCGGGCGCACGGACGCGGGTGTCCACGCGACCCATCAGGTCGTGCATGTCGACCTCGAGCGGGAGTTCCGCACCGACACGATCCGCGACGCGACCAACGCCCACATGCGCGACGATCTCGTCGTCGTGGTCTCGGCGACCGCCGTCTCCGAGGCCTTCCACGCCCGCCTCTCGGCGGTTAAGCGGCACTACACCTACCGCATCCTCAACCGCATGGCCCCGCCGACCTTCGACCGCACCCGCGTCTGGCACGTGCGCCAGCCGATCGACGTCGCGCGCATGCAGGAGGCGGCGGACACGCTCGTCGGCCATTACGACTTCACCACCTTCCGAGCGAGCCAGTGCCAGGCCAAGAGCCCGATGAAAACGCTCGAGCGGCTCGCGGTCGAGCGCCATGGGGACGAGGTGCAGGTCCACGCCGCCTCGCGCTCGTTCCTGCACAACCAGGTCCGCTCGATGGTGGGGACGATCATGCTCGCCGGGATCGGCCGCTGGAGCGTCGACGACGTCCGCGCCGCGCTCGAGGCCCGCGACCGCACCCGCTGCGGTGCGCTGGCCCCGCCGTGGGGGCTGTATTTCGTCGGGGTGGATTACCGCGAGGATGCGACCTGA
- the fmt gene encoding methionyl-tRNA formyltransferase, with product MSLRVVFMGTPDFAVPTLAEIVGQGHEVVAAYTRAPAPAGRGMAERPSPVHKMADGFGIPVFTPKTLRSEEAAEIFRSHGADVAVAVAYGMILPRPILEAPDMGCLNLHASLLPRWRGAAPIQRAIMAGDPETGVAVMRMEEGLDTGPVAMVEKTPIGPNETAGAVHDRLAALGADLMARALAALSRGSLAFTPQPDAGVTYAAKITNGDAEMAWTLPATRVHDQVRGLSPFPGAFFMADLGRGPERIKVLETEIADGDGALGTLLTADGVVACAEGAVRLLTVQRQGKAAMKAAEWLRGARLAPGAVLAA from the coding sequence ATGAGCCTGCGCGTCGTCTTCATGGGCACGCCCGACTTCGCGGTGCCCACCCTCGCCGAGATCGTCGGCCAGGGCCACGAGGTCGTCGCGGCCTATACCCGCGCGCCGGCCCCCGCGGGCCGCGGCATGGCCGAGCGCCCCTCCCCCGTCCACAAGATGGCCGACGGCTTCGGCATCCCGGTCTTCACGCCGAAGACGCTGCGCAGCGAGGAGGCGGCCGAGATCTTCCGTTCGCACGGGGCGGACGTCGCGGTGGCGGTCGCCTACGGCATGATCCTGCCGCGGCCGATCCTGGAGGCGCCGGACATGGGCTGCCTGAACCTGCACGCCTCGCTGCTGCCGCGCTGGCGCGGCGCGGCGCCGATCCAGCGCGCGATCATGGCCGGCGATCCGGAGACCGGCGTCGCGGTGATGCGCATGGAGGAAGGGCTCGACACCGGCCCCGTCGCCATGGTCGAGAAGACGCCGATCGGCCCCAACGAGACCGCCGGCGCGGTGCACGACCGGCTCGCCGCGCTCGGCGCCGACCTGATGGCGCGGGCGCTCGCCGCCCTCTCCCGCGGCTCGCTCGCCTTCACGCCCCAGCCCGACGCAGGCGTCACTTACGCCGCCAAGATCACCAACGGCGACGCCGAGATGGCGTGGACGCTGCCGGCGACGCGCGTCCACGACCAGGTGCGCGGCCTCTCGCCCTTCCCAGGCGCGTTCTTCATGGCCGATCTCGGCCGCGGGCCGGAGCGCATCAAGGTGCTGGAGACGGAGATCGCGGACGGCGACGGCGCGCTCGGCACGCTGCTCACCGCCGACGGCGTCGTCGCCTGCGCCGAGGGCGCGGTGCGGCTCCTCACCGTCCAGCGCCAGGGCAAGGCCGCCATGAAAGCCGCCGAGTGGCTGCGCGGGGCGCGGCTCGCGCCCGGCGCGGTCCTCGCCGCCTGA
- the def gene encoding peptide deformylase, with protein sequence MSRSPKRPEPAAVSKIVKLPDPRLRLVSTPVARIDAETKALAEDMLDAMYAARGIGLAAIQIGVPKRLVVIDLGREIEGETVLSEDGEEEPKIEADPQVLVNPEILWTSDERSLYEEGCLSIPDYTEEVERPARIRVRWTNLEGELVEREADGLLATCIQHEIDHLDGKLFIDYLSKLKRDRVVKKFAKAAKRDIETA encoded by the coding sequence ATTTCCCGAAGCCCGAAGCGTCCCGAGCCCGCCGCCGTGAGCAAGATCGTCAAGCTGCCCGACCCCCGCCTGCGCCTCGTCTCCACGCCCGTGGCGCGCATCGACGCCGAGACGAAGGCGCTCGCCGAGGACATGCTCGACGCGATGTACGCCGCGCGCGGCATCGGGCTCGCGGCGATCCAGATCGGCGTCCCCAAGCGCCTCGTCGTCATCGATCTCGGCCGCGAGATCGAAGGCGAGACCGTGCTCTCCGAGGACGGTGAGGAGGAGCCGAAGATCGAGGCCGATCCGCAGGTGCTGGTCAATCCCGAGATCCTCTGGACCAGCGACGAGCGCAGTCTCTACGAGGAGGGCTGCCTCTCGATCCCGGACTACACGGAGGAGGTCGAGCGCCCGGCCCGCATTCGCGTGCGCTGGACCAATCTCGAGGGCGAGCTCGTCGAGCGCGAGGCGGACGGGCTCCTCGCCACCTGCATCCAGCACGAGATCGACCACCTCGACGGCAAGCTGTTCATCGACTACCTCTCGAAGCTCAAGCGCGACCGCGTGGTGAAGAAGTTCGCCAAGGCGGCCAAGCGCGACATCGAGACGGCGTGA
- a CDS encoding peptide deformylase, with protein MAVRPILRWPDPLLSTPAEAVGAPDEATRRLADDLLETMRAAPGVGITGPHVGALRRIVVIELPGDPAPTIYCDPRVTWSSAETARFTEGSVSTPGVTEEVERPARVRVAFADLDGVAREEAAEGFRAACLQHEIDQCDGIFWLRRLSRVRRERAVKRWDKLRRA; from the coding sequence GTGGCCGTTCGCCCCATCCTCCGCTGGCCCGACCCGCTGCTCTCGACGCCTGCGGAGGCCGTCGGCGCCCCGGACGAGGCGACGCGGCGCCTCGCCGACGATCTCCTCGAGACGATGCGCGCGGCGCCCGGCGTCGGCATCACCGGGCCGCATGTCGGGGCGCTGCGGCGGATCGTGGTGATCGAGTTGCCGGGCGATCCCGCGCCGACGATCTATTGCGACCCGCGCGTCACCTGGTCCTCCGCCGAGACCGCGCGCTTCACCGAGGGCTCGGTCTCGACGCCGGGCGTGACCGAGGAGGTGGAACGGCCGGCGCGCGTGCGGGTGGCCTTCGCCGACCTCGACGGCGTCGCCCGTGAGGAGGCGGCGGAGGGCTTCCGCGCCGCCTGCCTGCAGCACGAGATCGACCAGTGCGACGGGATCTTCTGGCTGCGCCGGCTCAGCCGCGTGCGTCGCGAGCGCGCGGTCAAGCGCTGGGACAAGCTGCGCCGGGCGTGA
- a CDS encoding SOS response-associated peptidase: MCGRFVITLSPEVFREAFGYEDQPNFPPRYNVAPTQPVPIVVREQGRPRFKLVRWGFLPSWVKDPKDFPLVINARAETLLEKPTFKAATKRRRCVFLADGFYEWRREGRVKAPYFVRMASGGPMPMAGLWETYSDPVGGEIDTAAIVTTDANGTVAAIHHRMPVILGREGVARWLDVEGVSDVEARELTKPCPDAWLDMVPVSPRVNKVANDDPENIAPLREEAPAPETPRKTARGSATRSSDEDGQGSLL, encoded by the coding sequence ATGTGCGGCCGCTTCGTGATCACGCTCAGCCCCGAGGTCTTCCGCGAGGCGTTCGGCTACGAGGACCAGCCGAACTTCCCGCCCCGCTACAACGTCGCGCCCACCCAGCCGGTGCCGATCGTCGTGCGCGAGCAAGGCCGGCCCCGCTTCAAGCTGGTGCGCTGGGGCTTCCTGCCCTCGTGGGTGAAGGACCCGAAGGACTTCCCCCTCGTGATCAACGCCCGCGCCGAGACCCTGCTCGAGAAGCCCACCTTCAAGGCCGCGACGAAGCGCCGGCGCTGCGTCTTCCTCGCCGACGGCTTCTACGAGTGGCGGCGCGAGGGCCGGGTCAAGGCGCCGTACTTCGTGCGCATGGCGTCGGGCGGGCCGATGCCGATGGCGGGGCTGTGGGAGACCTACAGCGACCCCGTCGGCGGCGAGATCGACACCGCCGCCATCGTCACCACCGACGCCAACGGCACGGTCGCGGCGATCCATCACCGCATGCCCGTGATCCTCGGCCGCGAGGGCGTCGCCCGCTGGCTCGACGTCGAGGGTGTCTCGGACGTTGAGGCGCGCGAGCTGACGAAGCCCTGCCCGGACGCGTGGCTCGACATGGTCCCGGTCTCGCCGCGGGTGAACAAGGTCGCCAACGACGATCCGGAGAACATCGCGCCTCTGCGCGAGGAGGCGCCCGCACCGGAGACGCCGCGCAAGACCGCGCGCGGGAGCGCGACGCGCTCCTCCGACGAGGACGGGCAGGGCTCGCTGCTCTGA
- a CDS encoding MgtC/SapB family protein — protein MALEELIYSGEIPLWDVVGRLLAAAIGGMLLGLDRELRGRATGLRTHGMVSLSSCVITISAFLVYEQAIATGDQVTVDPLRAIQGLAQAIGFIAAGAIFVAKGDVRNLTSAANLWLAAAFGIALGAGQYTLAAVAVVFGMIMMSVVRVIELKLHLKKPREDRD, from the coding sequence ATGGCGCTCGAGGAGCTGATCTATTCCGGCGAGATCCCGCTCTGGGACGTGGTGGGGCGCCTGCTCGCGGCCGCGATCGGCGGCATGCTGCTCGGTCTCGACCGGGAGCTGCGCGGGCGGGCGACCGGGCTGCGCACCCACGGCATGGTCAGCCTCTCCTCGTGCGTGATCACGATCTCGGCCTTTCTCGTCTACGAGCAGGCCATCGCGACCGGCGATCAGGTGACGGTCGATCCGCTGCGCGCGATCCAGGGCCTCGCCCAGGCGATCGGCTTCATCGCGGCGGGCGCGATCTTCGTGGCCAAGGGGGACGTGCGCAACCTCACCTCGGCGGCGAATCTCTGGCTCGCCGCGGCCTTCGGCATCGCGCTCGGCGCGGGTCAGTACACGCTCGCCGCGGTGGCCGTCGTCTTCGGCATGATCATGATGTCGGTCGTGCGGGTCATCGAGCTGAAGCTGCACCTGAAGAAGCCGCGCGAGGACCGCGACTGA